The region AACGAAGatgggttttttttttatgagaaaatGAAAGAGGAATATGAACGGACAATTTTTTTTTGGGGGGAGATGTGCCCTTAGTGAAGAGAGATGTATATTcagtttatttgattttttttggaATAAAAAAGGTAGCTCAATGTTGACAGTAAGAGCTTGTCAACGAATCAAGATCAAAATCTCAAAGACTTTAGTAAGAACTTATAAACTTAGATGAACTTAGAAAAAAAACTTAGAGTAGGATTGTAGAACAACAGTGgaagaaaacttgtatattgcTCTTAGGAAAGTCTGGTAATACAAGAATTTTTCAACCCCTTCCTTTGGGAATGGAGGTTCCTTTTACAGGTGAGTAGCACTAGCTCTTAATACATAGTAGTCCCATTAGGACAAAAGGGTACAACGACGGGCTGCAGGTAATTGTGTAGCAGGTGGTAGGGGAGTGGTGATCGAATCCGGTATACATATCAGATGTCAGTAGATAATACCCAGTCTTTGTACTACTTTATACCACCACCACTTATTTGGTAAGAATGTCAGGAGCTGGTAGTGGAGGTTTCACCACGTATCACctttgtactgccactacttgtctagtGAGGATATTATATCTGTACTCTAACTCTTCTTAGTCGACACGTACATTTTTTACCTGTACGTGTACTCCGTACTTAATATATGCTATCACCTTTCCTAGCTACGCTTGTGCCTCAATCCTCTTTGTATTCTGCTAAGTATCGGACAACTTGTGGCCATGATTGAGATACATATGGGAGGAGTGCACCGCTGGTGACACCTACCTTAAAAAATAAGGAAGGGCCTCGTCAGTAAGGCGCATTTTCAAAGAGGCTTGGGAAACGATGGACTCGTGGGTTCGTTTATAGAGGAGAGATGTGACAGGTCTCGCGAGGTGCTTAGGCATGTGAGCGAGTCATGGGTGCTCAGGTGTGTGGCCATCTAGCGAGATGTAGCACCCTAATTTAACTTGGAAATATTATTTGAATAAACATTTCAAATTCTAAAGAAAGTAAACTTTATAAATAATTCGGATCCGAGTTTCCAAAAGAGATAATGCCAAAACATacaatttaataaaatatgtccaacaaaaatatcataaaatgtATTTCATAAAACAAAAAATGTGCTATGGTGTCCTTAGGAATGTCATCGTCCATGCGGTCCCCTCATAGAGTACATAAACTTTCTTGGAATGGTCCCCACCCCGCCATGCGATCGCATAATCAATTCTACCCTGAGGAGAGAaaaaagggggtgagctaaagccCTGCAAGGAGAATCAAACCAAAGATTCAACATTAAAGCAAAACTCTTGTAGCAAACAATAATCTCATATCATAACAAGACATAGCATCATCATACAAAAAATCTATGCATGCACTACACATGTAAATGAGAGAGACACTACGAGGAAGCACTTGTGGTCCTCTCTACGACtactatggtcaacattgtggcTACCTTTGTCCATCTTTTACCTTCCCAAGTACATGCTCTGAAACATTTAACATATAACATGCATTCCATAAACATTAACATTCAAGCAAACATGTTTATCCTCCTTACCTTGGTGTGAGAGAGATGGAGAATCCCTGAGAGAATAGTTTGACATAATGGTCAAGACCTACCATCAAAATAATAACTTTAATAAAAATCACCATAAAATACTAACTTTTAATAAATTACCACCATAAACGTGTAAGCTTCAAACTTATCCCCAAAACCTTATGTTACCATCATAGACCCAAAATATAACTATTTTCCACCACAACTTGTACCACACACCCCTTGCATGGGTCATGCATACTAATAGCCTCCAAAATAATACTCTTAAAATCCCAACCAAAATCACATTTAACCCTCCAAGTTTATCATGCTTATAAAAGGAAGGAATTTACAAAATAACAAGATACCTCCTTAACATTATGTGGCCGAAATCTCCACTTGTACTCCTCTTGTCTTTGAATCCTTTAATCCCTAGCCATCACAGTTTATACACCATAGACCATTACAAGTTTATGAACTCTAAATGTTGATGAAAATAACTATACATCCAAAAGAAGACACTTACCTCTAAGTTCTTAATCTTTTtagtctccttcttcttcctcctttctttctctcttaaGAGTCAAAGGTCTCTCCTCCTCATTCTTGCTCACGCcaccttggccttctctttctttctccaAAATTTTTTAGAGCCTTGCTTTGCTCTTGCTCTTCATGCCACTTACTTGGTGTGAAGAATATGAGAGCAaaggctctctatttataggctctaaaGCCTTTTCCACCAAGTCACCAATTAATGCTAATTGATTTTCCTTTCAATAAATACACCAATGTATCACCTCACCCCCATTGCTAAATCAATTAGCAAGATTTCAATCCATTagtatcccaaaatttaaaaaatctctCTATGAATGTCTCCCAAATCATCAAGCCGTAAATGCTACCAAATCCCTTAATTCCAACTCCTTCGAAAATCCATGTAAggaaaatataagatatttgatTCAAAAAATTCTCCAATGACTTACCCGATCTCTTATCACAAAATCAATTAACTCATTTAATAGCTTGTACTCTCCATTGATTTCGAAATCCACCACTAGTTTCCCAAATTTTCCCTATTAGCTACTCATTTGATCAAATCTCTTTTACTTAGTTACCCAAAATAAATCATCGAAATCTCTAATAGATGATACACACTAATTTTTGAGAATCATAGGGAAAATCCTAGATAATTGTACACTCATCATCTAGTCATCTCTTATTTTTTTTAGGCAATTGCCAAATCACTCCACATTCCAACTAATGTATAACTTTGATTCTTCTCTTCTTATCCCTTAGTACAATTCCATATATGGAGAATGTTTACcataaaaaatatttacctgcTGACGTGGCACGACTAGGGGCACGTGGATAGAGCATGACTGCTTAGTGTTGACAGTCTGGACGACTAACGATCAGAGTATAAGCTGCTCGATGGATTATAGAAAGCTGCTGAAAAGTATGACAGAAGATGTACTGACATATGCGACAAAGTCTGATCGTATTACAAAGCTAGAATTCAAATACAATTATAAGtcagatattttaaagatatttgacCATATTTATGTGTAAAGATTATGCTTTCTGTTATTATTAAAATGCGCTTGTAACAAAGTTTAAACACGACCCATCGACCCATATGTGcgtccttgagcctataaataggatagATGAGACTCATTTAAAGGGGGAgaataatttgtattcagagagaactagtgttttttatacacgacttttgtatccttttttggagcttgtgaaactcagtgaaccctcgtttgttgatcgcaggtttcagagtacatcaataaaaacactaagtggacataagtcattaccaatatcaggggccgaaccactataaatatttgtgttgtttagttcttgcattcaactTATAAATCTTTATCGTTTTGGTGACTTCGTGTCATTTGCTAAATCATCAGTTAACatgttggtgctttcattgagagctgaactcaagccCTTCAAGATAAACAATGGTGAAAACCTCCAGGAAAGCGGGTTAGACAGGGCAGACATCTGGAAatatgccaaatcaacctcctccatAAGATGTAGTGGAGGACGAGCCACAGGTAGAACTtgaagaggaagagatggatgttgAAACCTTGTGAACAACTTTATTGGaatgcaagaggaattagctactCTAAGTGCTAATCAAGATAATGTGGTTGAAACGATGgtgctgcagcaaagggagattgactgGCAGCGCCGAGAGCTGAATGAGTGGCAAGCTAACATGGATTgttggcagagagatgccacaatAGCTTTAGAAGTGGCCATccagttggctcgaggacaacTAGCACCAACCTCCCAACCAAATCAGCCACCTAGTTCTCACCCTCAACAAAATCTGCAGTCAGAGCGTCCCCAGTATCATCACaatccaccacaaccaaggagtCCTCAAGGAGCAGAACAACCTCCCGCTGCTCAACAGGAAAGACAAGCCCATAATCCTGACAGAAACAACaagcagcaaccaccctctcgaTCTGGTTGACATAACGATCAACAAcacaggcagaatagggccgagcagcatCCCAGAAACCCTAGACGCCAAACAGCTGGGGAATAGAACCCTCCTGGCAGAGGAAAACGTCCCTCATGAAGCAGAAGACAAGTGGACTCAGGCTCTGTGGTCCAGGATCCCCCACGACATAGTAATGACAGAGGACCTAATGACCAACGTAGGCCTCCCTCTATTTATCGAGACGTACCAGTAGGAAGAGAGGAGAACAATGCGTACAACACGTCATACACTCATAGGTCAGAATTCAGAGATGgacatgattataatgaggtggAATCTGGTAGGAGGAATGATGGTTAGTAGCAGGTGGAGAGAGGTGAACAACAAAATCCTCTGCCAATGGAGAACCGACCAAtaagccaaaatgctggggggcagcctaaacAGCCTaatgtctttgaccgactaggtgcaagcgagcaTAGGCGTAGGGATGAAGATCTAAGGGATGTGCTCAATAACCAAAGAGAAACCACTACTACAATCTGGACATCAGTCATTGGCCATGAGAGGTCGGTTCTGCTTAAACTGACTTAccacatgttcataagtcggtttacacagaaccgacttatcatgtataacaaaggtaagcatgggaggtcggttacgcaggaaccgacctcccatgcttgaAGATGTCATAGTAAGTCAGTTCCTGTAAAATTGACCTGCCATGTTAATCATGGAGGTCAGTTCTGTGTGGACTAACTTACTATGTCCTACATTTCTAACATGGTATGTCGGTACTATATGAACTGACTTATCatgtcacatttttatttattttaaattatttgaatttttaaatacaataatttatttagtagtgtatgaaataaatgtaaaaattTTATATTTGTCAATCTACATTATAatgttttgaaatataaatagatgaatcaaattaatcaattatttataatataaaaaaataattatattttataatgaaaaaatattttaattgaatagtatttataatttaaaataataaaaactttataaatattttaatgtatttaataattttttttttaaatgacatggaAGGTCGGTTGTGTAGGAACTGACTTTTCATGTGACATGGTAAGTCGGTTCTATGGACTGACCtatcatgtcattataaaaatatattgttaaagatagtctaatttgtttttgtattatttgaattttaaaatatattactttattaaacaatacatatatataattgatttGTGAATgcaataagtataaaaaatatatacttattaatattacatatattataatttttgaaatattagttaattaattattcagaattaaaaaaatttaatttagtttttaataagaaaatattttaatatataaatgacatatttataaatatttgaaaaaaaataaactaaataagttggatatttataattttaaaacaaaatatcaacatattaaacttatatatttgttaattttaacatCATAAGTCGGTTCTAGAACAGACATATCATGCTGCATCATAGGTCAATTGCTAATGCACTGACTTACCatgttaaaattatatattttaaattttaatagcATAAGTCGGTTTTAGAAATGACTTATGATGCTACATCATATGTTGGTTGGTATTGGAGACATGCCATGTTAAAATTAGGGTGGAAAAAAAAGCACAAATAAAATTAAGTATCCCGCGCTCTTCTTCTTCACTGTACACCCCCGCAAAAAAAATTTCTTCTCGTCTTCTTCATTCCGCCAGCAACCCAAACTACAGCGACTCTCCCTCCTCAATTTCGGTCACTCAGCTTCACCAGCATACCGTTCGGCAACAGCTCCTTCCGTTGTTCACCAGCGGCCTCCGGTCGTGGCAGCATCTCTCACTGCGTTGTTCACCAGCGGTCTCCGGTCAGGTTGGTCTCTTTTTCTATCACTccatatttattcatatatatatatatcgaaatTGATGTTCGTATTTGTACCATAATTAGTTTTTTAGAGTAATAATGAAAGAAGTGTTTCTCTATTATATCGACATTATCCAACTTCGGCAAAAGTCTCTTCTCTGAAGCCTGACATAGGGGAGTGGaaaaatatgtgataaattttctACCGAAGAGGCTCGGACAATTTTGTCAATTCTGTGTAGCCTCACCCCTAGGAATGTCAAACTAATTTGGCATTATAATGAATCTGGGTTGTGTTCAGTAAAAAGTGGATATTGGCTAGCGGTGTGGGTGAGGTGGAGATTATTGTAGATGGTGGGGCTGAGGTTAGACGAGAAGGTGTGTGGATTGGAGGAGGAGGAACAAGGGAAACAGGCGGGGAGGTGTGTGGACTTGGAGTTGCATCTTTCTGCTGGAACCAACTTCCAAGGAAATGGAATGAAGTTACAGTAGAAGGATCAAGCACGGCAAGAACATAGGGGCACAAGCTTGTGACCTCATTATTACCATTATTAGTGAGAAGTAATCTAGATGAAGGTGTGAGACCATATGCATCTACTTCTTCTTCATTTTGGCTAATAACTTTCTTTGCTGTGAACAAGTCAGAGTGTACTAATAGGCGCATCAGACGGTAAAGGAAACCAGTTTGAGCTGGAGCAAGTTGAAGGGCAGAGACCAACTCAGGGAGAGTAATGGGTTGGCCTTGGCCTTGGCCATTGTTGTGGATTATGTTTGGTATGCCTAGTTGAATTGCACATTTTAGAGACATGGGTGTTGCGTAGGATAACATATGCTTGTACAAATGGGCTTGACCTTGGGATAACTCACTGCTGTTAATTCCTTGAGAACCCATAATTGTATTATATTTCAAAGATATATATCACAGGTAGCTTTTTGAAACCTGAGTTATATAGATAAGGGACCAAGAAAACTTCAAATGAAAatccatatatatgtatataagcataattattaattaattgattaaggGACAGCAACATGCAAATATCAATAAGAAGCTTTTGGAATATACTCTGCAGTATCGATCTTTTCTACTCAATGGAAAGAATGAGCCACGATTACAACACGATTACAACCTACAAATTCACGTGATGTGCTTGTGAGACATCATTTTCTTCAACAATCAATGTGTGACTATTCTTCGAATCAGTTGTGGGGATGCTTCTCATGCCAGAacattttaaaatgaataaaaaaatatatcttgaAATTATGTACTACTACTCTGTAACTCTAAAAATTTAGTAATGTATCTATTCACTAGCAATACTGGTGTGGgttggatcccatgtatgagtTAAGATTATTATTTTCCTAGCCTCCTGACCCATGTTTGAATAATTCCTctctctatataaatatatatatatatatacattgcaAGCTAGCTCTTGTTTACTATGTTTGATTTACTGGGTGCTGAAATTATTTATGTACTTGTGATTGAAAGTACCAGCTACCAGATCATCTCCAGCTGTTAGAACCTGAACTCTCTCTGTGTGTCAGTATAAGGGTCACAATTTAGGTTTGATAACTACTTGTTTTGGCTCTTACCCTTCAATTTATACCACATCATCATTCATATTCATATGCTTAGATTCTGGCACAATAAGGGCAGACTTTTGACTTTGagaagtatatatttatatacatatttatatgctTACATCATATGTATAACATGTTGAATTTGGACTATTTTACCACTTGATTACTATTTAGAGTGGGCTTTACTCTTCATAAACTTGCTGATAATGACTGTCATCAGAAATATAATTAGGGGAAAGAAAATGTTTGTACTTAAATTTTTTTGTTGATAAGTAATTCTATTCTTCTGTTATCTAGCCATCATTATGGTTAGACCCTTTTCAAGATTTTGCTATGTTTATATGTCAGAAAGAACAGGCTTTAACTGAAATGACTTGTGAGAATGGCTTACTTGGGGAAATGGGAGCCTGAGTTTTCACAACTAACTTTGTGTTTCCTCTGAAGTTATTCAAAATGGCTCATTTTTCAGGTACGTGGTCTTTATTGATTTGTGCTTGAATGTGTTCATGCATCTAGGCATTTGATTGAATGTGTTGATGTATCTGGGCATTGAAATGCCAAATGGAATATAATAATGACTggtttataaaattttaattgtgTTTCAGTAAGAGATTTTCTTTTTTGTCTTGATCTATACGAAAAGAAAAATGATTAGCTTCAGTTGGGGTTGTTCATTCCCAATGATCATATCCAATCCAAGCATGAGATGTTTTTCTTGCTCTGTAtatataattgttatttttaCTGTTAGTGTacattttgtgaaatattattATGGGTTTATGGTTTTTAatatctttgagacaagcatccTTTCTGTCGTTCTTATTACTTTGTCTACAACTGTCTCTGTATGTGTTGTTGTTTGGTTTAAGAACAGAAAGGTTGTGTTAAAATACTATGACCTTTTTACAGCAAAAAGGATTTTTCTTTGGGGAAAGTGAAAGATAATTTTTGGAGATATTTTTTACTTTCCTCATGTCTTGTCTGTTATTGTGTTCCAGATTATTATCCTAATTTCCCTATACAAACCATGATAAAGGAGTGATTCAAGCATTAGTTAAATAAGGTGAATCCCAGATTTGCTAATAAAAAGAGGTGAATCCCATGTCAAAAGATTTGCTGATAATGAGCAAAAAGCTTAAAAGTTTGCCATCTGATCAGAAAGAAGGGTGTGTTATTGTTGTTCAGATGTTATCATTAAAGAGACATATTTTTTAGGTTATGTATCTGTTCATGAAAATGAGTTACACAATGTTGAGATAATTCTACCATGAAAATTGAAGACTTTCGCATAGTTGTTTTTTGACATAGTTATAGATGTCCACATTGCCAGATAAGGGTAAGAATTAATCTGGGATTCTTATATGGTTTATCTTTATATAAACTGGTTGTAGTTGTTGACTTTTctgttaatattatattatattaatactaTTAATGCATGTGGTCTATTAAATTAAAAAGGATCACAGTGGTCTTTGCTTTTATGTGCTCAGGGGGTCATTAATTGGACACCAGTTGAAAATATTTGTATATGTTTAACAGATGGAGAGTTAGCTGCAATATATGCATTTAGAAAGGTTCTTTTATATGTAGTCTTTGTATTTTGATTGTGACAACCATATGTAATTTTGTATTCTATTTTATCTTGCTTTCTCCTCCGGCTTAAAATTTGAATTGGtacttattttaattttcttcttGTAAACCAGTGTCATACAGCAGCAAGACCTATGATATTGGAGCTTGTTATGCTAGAAAATTTGTAAGTACCCACAGAATTCGACAATAGTACCAGATTTTGCTACAAACTTAAATCATTAAAGCTagatatatatatctttatatctCTGTCTCTGTTATAAATATATACAATGACATATATAAAACAAATGGATTTGGATCCACATGTCTTCTAACTTTTATCTCAATCTAACTTAAGTCTTCCATTAATTATAAGAAAGCACATTTTGGTTCTGATTCATAGAATAAAAACATTGTCCCAATTAAAACACATTCTTAGCAAactataatgatattttattaaacattgatgTGATATGTGAGACTTGTGATATTTTCACTTGCTATATATGCTAATTTGAGGTCAATTAGATAGTACATATAACCATATGTTTTTAATTAGCTATAAAAAATAGATCACcggtttatatatataatattacataAAAAAAGTCCAACGTGGCATATTTTCTATATGACTATATCTAGTTATATATGGCATGTTTAAAGCAAGTGGGGTTATGTTAGCTAGCTAGGTTAATCATAGCACAGTTGAATATATGCCCAGCTTACCCCTGTCTCTTGTCCCACTCTCTTTTGTCTGTTTCACTCAGCTCTCTTCCTCTTCTGTACTGAGAGGAGAACATATTcatattttattaatcaattttcctcttaatttaattaaacacACTAAGCTAGCTAGTAGTATATACACCGCCTCTTCAAGAATATTcctcaattttatttattttttttcattttttgtgaAAAAAGTTTTCTTCACGTGTGATTAGTTAAGcataattatataaattattGAACTACGTACAATCATAAATTATATAAGTTAGCAATAGaatataaagaataataaatatataaataaataaaacaaatggtGTCAGTTTCGCTCTATTGACTCAGAAACTTCAAAAGGGCTTATAGATTAATATTATTTTGTAGGTTTTGGGTGGAAATATTAGCAAGGATCATTGCCAAGTGAATTAATTTGCTTGATTAttgttaattgcaagaggtatgg is a window of Humulus lupulus chromosome 4, drHumLupu1.1, whole genome shotgun sequence DNA encoding:
- the LOC133832678 gene encoding transcriptional activator ptaB-like — protein: MQEELATLSANQDNVVETMVLQQREIDWQRRELNEWQANMDCWQRDATIALEVAIQLARGQLAPTSQPNQPPSSHPQQNLQSERPQYHHNPPQPRSPQGAEQPPAAQQERQAHNPDRNNKQQPPSRSG
- the LOC133832679 gene encoding trans-resveratrol di-O-methyltransferase-like; this encodes MGSQGINSSELSQGQAHLYKHMLSYATPMSLKCAIQLGIPNIIHNNGQGQGQPITLPELVSALQLAPAQTGFLYRLMRLLVHSDLFTAKKVISQNEEEVDAYGLTPSSRLLLTNNGNNEVTSLCPYVLAVLDPSTVTSFHFLGSWFQQKDATPSPHTSPPVSLVPPPPIHTPSRLTSAPPSTIISTSPTPLANIHFLLNTTQIHYNAKLV